The Nitrospira sp. genome window below encodes:
- a CDS encoding response regulator, with protein MQQDEGGAMEGYGKRVLVADDEASVRRLVTLVLEQVGYIVHEAGDGFEALGEMKKRRFDVVVADYRMPRLDGEQFLILSRLMWPHIPTVLLSAELNDVPGRLSLHGPCAFLAKPFDSQRLLGVVRRALEMTCGCPDQGLIPRDNSGDVLSLSTS; from the coding sequence AACAGGACGAAGGAGGCGCCATGGAAGGGTATGGGAAGCGGGTGCTCGTTGCGGATGATGAGGCGAGCGTGCGTCGGTTGGTCACTCTGGTGCTCGAACAAGTCGGCTACATCGTGCATGAGGCAGGAGACGGGTTCGAGGCCTTGGGGGAGATGAAAAAGCGACGCTTCGATGTGGTGGTTGCGGACTATCGGATGCCGCGTCTCGATGGCGAACAATTCCTCATCCTGAGCCGCCTTATGTGGCCTCACATTCCCACCGTGTTGTTGTCAGCCGAGTTGAACGATGTGCCTGGTCGGCTCAGTTTGCATGGCCCCTGTGCGTTCCTGGCGAAGCCGTTCGACTCGCAGCGCCTGCTGGGAGTTGTGCGGCGGGCGCTGGAGATGACCTGTGGCTGTCCCGACCAAGGTCTGATCCCAAGGGATAACTCGGGCGACGTCCTGTCATTGTCCACTTCCTAG
- a CDS encoding M3 family oligoendopeptidase: MAVSRKTAAVRTTRRTTASREFSDHWELSDLVTDPVKQFDRYLKDLSAKVTRFESARAELSATMPEQALLNLLTLSEQIARESGRLSAYSYLWFSEDTKQLAARSFKTKVEEQLTALQNHLLFFDLWWQSVDDKNAERLMANSGDFRYHLETIRRFKPHTLSEPEEKIINIKNITGQSAVHQLYDVVTNGFTFTLRVGGKKKTLNREALSAYLRSPKASLREAAYQEMYRVYEAQQDLLGEIYKTLVNDWKAENLQLRHFKTPLASRNLSNDIPDSAVEALLTVCMNNAPIFQRYFSLKAKLCKIRTMNRYHIYAPHRAEQKTYRYADAVRMVLDAYYGFSPRLAELAQRVFADRHIDARTKPGKMGGAYCYSVAPNLTPYVMLNFTGEARDIATMAHELGHAVHAMMAEQHNVFTFHSTLPLAETASVFGERILSDALMASETNRAVKQSLLVNQLDDIYATVMRQAYFVAFERTAHDMVAQGGTTTDLANSYMTLLRQQFGKSLRVPQEFQWEWLTIPHLYASPFYCYAYSFGNLLVLALYRMYQEQGSSFVPKYLELLAAGGSKAPHAILAEVGVDMNSQTFWQSGFDAISGMVDQLEQTMR; the protein is encoded by the coding sequence ATGGCCGTTTCGCGCAAGACCGCCGCTGTCCGCACCACCCGCCGTACCACTGCCTCCCGTGAGTTTTCCGACCATTGGGAACTATCCGACCTGGTCACCGACCCGGTGAAACAGTTCGACCGGTACCTGAAAGACCTGAGCGCAAAAGTCACGCGATTCGAATCGGCCCGCGCGGAACTCTCCGCCACGATGCCGGAACAGGCGTTGCTGAACCTTCTGACCCTGTCGGAACAGATCGCCAGGGAGTCAGGTCGGCTCAGTGCCTACTCATATCTGTGGTTTTCCGAGGACACGAAACAGTTAGCGGCCCGCTCCTTCAAGACGAAAGTGGAAGAGCAGCTGACGGCCCTCCAGAATCATCTCCTGTTTTTTGATCTCTGGTGGCAGAGCGTCGATGACAAGAACGCGGAACGGCTCATGGCGAACAGCGGGGACTTCCGGTACCACCTGGAAACCATCCGGCGCTTCAAACCACATACGCTGTCCGAACCCGAAGAAAAAATCATCAACATCAAGAACATTACCGGACAGAGCGCCGTGCACCAGTTGTATGACGTCGTGACCAACGGCTTTACCTTTACCCTACGGGTCGGCGGCAAAAAGAAGACGTTGAACCGGGAGGCGCTGTCGGCCTATCTGCGAAGTCCCAAGGCCTCGTTGCGAGAAGCCGCCTATCAGGAGATGTATCGTGTCTATGAAGCCCAACAGGATCTGCTCGGGGAAATCTATAAGACCCTGGTCAACGACTGGAAGGCAGAAAATCTCCAGCTGCGGCACTTCAAGACCCCGCTGGCCTCGCGAAACCTCAGCAACGACATTCCCGACTCCGCGGTGGAGGCGCTCCTCACCGTCTGCATGAACAATGCGCCGATCTTCCAACGATACTTCAGCCTGAAGGCCAAGCTTTGCAAGATCCGCACGATGAACCGCTACCACATCTACGCCCCCCATCGGGCGGAACAAAAGACCTACCGGTACGCAGATGCGGTACGGATGGTGCTGGATGCCTATTACGGATTTTCACCCCGGCTCGCCGAACTGGCACAACGGGTCTTTGCCGACCGTCATATCGATGCCCGCACGAAGCCCGGCAAGATGGGCGGAGCCTATTGCTATAGCGTCGCGCCCAACCTCACGCCCTATGTCATGCTGAATTTCACCGGCGAGGCGCGCGATATCGCCACCATGGCCCACGAGTTAGGCCATGCCGTACACGCGATGATGGCCGAGCAGCACAACGTCTTCACTTTCCACTCGACCCTGCCGCTGGCAGAAACGGCCTCGGTCTTCGGGGAACGGATTCTGTCCGATGCCCTCATGGCCTCCGAAACCAATCGGGCGGTGAAGCAAAGTCTCCTCGTCAATCAATTGGATGACATTTACGCCACAGTCATGCGACAGGCCTATTTCGTGGCCTTCGAACGGACGGCCCATGACATGGTGGCCCAAGGCGGCACGACGACCGACCTGGCCAACAGCTATATGACCCTGCTGCGGCAACAATTCGGGAAATCGCTGCGGGTACCGCAGGAATTCCAGTGGGAATGGCTCACGATTCCCCACCTCTACGCAAGCCCCTTCTATTGCTACGCCTACAGCTTCGGCAATCTCCTCGTGTTGGCCTTGTATCGGATGTATCAGGAGCAAGGAAGCTCGTTCGTGCCGAAATATCTCGAGCTGCTCGCGGCGGGCGGGTCTAAAGCGCCACACGCAATCCTTGCGGAGGTGGGCGTCGATATGAACTCCCAGACCTTCTGGCAATCCGGATTCGATGCGATCTCAGGAATGGTCGACCAGCTGGAACAGACAATGCGATAA
- a CDS encoding DUF2934 domain-containing protein, with translation MKKASVSKKAPSRRAAREGTVALDQTNGPGPAQDIHVRIAARAHELYEQRGCLDGYHLHDWLEAEREILGHPVDKDKSSERI, from the coding sequence ATGAAGAAAGCATCCGTGTCGAAGAAAGCCCCTTCGCGTCGAGCTGCTCGAGAAGGCACCGTTGCTCTTGATCAAACCAATGGGCCTGGGCCAGCGCAGGACATTCATGTGCGCATTGCCGCCCGGGCGCATGAATTGTATGAGCAGCGGGGGTGTTTGGATGGCTACCACCTGCACGACTGGCTGGAAGCAGAACGAGAAATTTTAGGACATCCGGTCGACAAGGACAAATCGTCCGAACGCATCTGA